The following are encoded in a window of Thermococcus sp. M39 genomic DNA:
- a CDS encoding L-aspartate oxidase: MVKIGIVGNGIAGLTAAISLAKKGFDVYMIGKSITKTNSYLAQAGVAFPVLKGDSIKAHVFDTIRAGRYLNDEEIVWSVISKSSEAYDFLLSLGLKFERNEVEGGHSFPRVFTIKNETGKHMTKILYTRAKELGVHFIKGLAESLAIENRKCYGVFLDGELLRFDATVLATGGYTALFKYTAGSPLNLGTLIGDAVMKGALARDLEFVQFHPTGFIGKNGVKLISEAVRGAGAKLVNSDGERFVNELEPRDIVARAIYMQMQERKEVYLDATHIEDFKLRFPQIYAFLKQEGINPEKDLIPVSPIAHYSIGGLSVDAYYRTNIKSLYAIGEAADNGFHGANRLASNSLLECIVSGLEVSRTIFRERPKLRENIEPANTSQEAGDIEQIKEILWKHAGIVRSREGLKEGIRKLENIEADKRIKCLAKGVLESALWREESRGAHYRIDFPFMRKEFERPSFWRC; the protein is encoded by the coding sequence ATTGTGAAAATAGGAATAGTCGGGAATGGAATAGCAGGATTAACAGCAGCTATATCACTTGCGAAAAAGGGATTTGATGTTTACATGATTGGAAAAAGCATAACAAAGACAAACTCTTATTTAGCTCAAGCTGGAGTGGCATTTCCAGTCTTAAAAGGGGATTCTATAAAAGCTCACGTTTTCGATACAATAAGAGCAGGTAGATATTTAAACGACGAGGAAATTGTTTGGAGTGTTATTTCAAAGTCAAGCGAAGCTTACGATTTTTTGCTCTCACTTGGATTGAAATTTGAAAGGAATGAAGTTGAAGGAGGACATAGCTTCCCAAGAGTTTTCACTATTAAAAATGAGACTGGAAAACATATGACAAAGATCCTTTACACAAGAGCTAAAGAGTTAGGCGTTCACTTTATCAAAGGACTTGCAGAATCATTAGCCATTGAAAATAGAAAGTGTTATGGGGTGTTTCTTGACGGTGAGCTCTTAAGATTCGATGCAACAGTTTTAGCAACTGGTGGCTACACTGCCTTGTTCAAATACACAGCTGGTTCCCCGCTTAATCTCGGTACGTTAATTGGAGACGCAGTTATGAAGGGGGCTTTAGCAAGGGATTTAGAATTTGTTCAGTTTCATCCTACTGGATTCATTGGAAAAAATGGAGTAAAGCTCATAAGCGAAGCAGTAAGAGGAGCTGGAGCTAAGTTGGTCAATTCAGACGGAGAAAGGTTTGTCAATGAGCTTGAACCGAGAGACATCGTTGCAAGAGCAATTTATATGCAAATGCAGGAAAGAAAAGAGGTTTATTTAGATGCTACCCATATAGAAGACTTCAAATTAAGATTTCCTCAGATATATGCATTTCTCAAGCAAGAGGGCATAAATCCCGAAAAAGACTTGATACCAGTCTCTCCGATAGCTCACTATTCAATTGGCGGCTTAAGTGTTGACGCCTACTACAGAACAAACATAAAAAGCTTGTATGCTATCGGAGAAGCAGCTGACAATGGTTTTCATGGTGCAAACAGATTGGCAAGCAATTCGCTCTTAGAGTGCATTGTGAGTGGTCTTGAAGTTTCAAGAACCATTTTTAGGGAGAGACCAAAGCTTAGAGAAAATATAGAGCCAGCAAATACTAGTCAAGAAGCGGGAGATATAGAGCAGATTAAAGAGATACTTTGGAAGCATGCGGGAATTGTGAGAAGTAGAGAAGGACTCAAAGAGGGAATTAGAAAGCTTGAAAATATTGAAGCAGATAAGAGAATCAAATGCCTCGCAAAGGGCGTTTTAGAGAGTGCTCTCTGGAGAGAGGAGAGCAGAGGCGCGCATTATAGGATAGATTTTCCGTTCATGAGAAAGGAATTTGAAAGACCAAGTTTTTGGAGGTGTTAA